Proteins found in one Sporosarcina sp. FSL K6-3457 genomic segment:
- a CDS encoding multi antimicrobial extrusion protein MatE — protein MHSSGRLSYRQLSAFFIPLGISASLTSITHVIINGTLSRGEHAAFIIACYAIAMSLFSILERPMIVFRQTSSALVTDKSTFKLVGRFFIYVLVVTMIISTVIAFSPLGHWFYINIFGATANMVEAISLAFKVVILVIIFSGIRGLYQGIIITQLATNWLTIGVVARLIAMFITAYLMVNFNFITSVSGAIIFLVGMLIECLVSVYKGDSLLRNGLHPVDSPPLVKTDVSRFYFPLMYYFLLQTILTPVIYILLAKSTNIEMSIASFALAFSITNLILGFFMYTHQLVLQFYADDKKKVVKFVIFASIIPTLLLCLLCYTPLGMAFMQRVMGADEPLSLATITVLKFFIIKTLVFPWVDFLNGFLMLRRQTNKMLFAQLANLIVVVVTMLLLIQLSPQLNGVNGAIAASLGELAGLVIVSIIIYRTTDRYKNKNLFNKGSLR, from the coding sequence TTGCATTCATCAGGTCGGTTATCTTATAGACAGCTTAGTGCTTTTTTTATTCCACTAGGTATCTCGGCAAGTTTAACCTCAATTACACATGTGATTATTAACGGTACATTAAGTAGAGGAGAGCATGCTGCTTTTATTATCGCTTGTTATGCCATAGCGATGTCATTATTCAGCATCCTCGAAAGACCTATGATTGTCTTTCGACAAACGTCCTCGGCATTGGTTACCGATAAAAGCACATTCAAATTAGTAGGTAGATTTTTTATCTATGTCTTGGTAGTTACAATGATAATCAGTACAGTAATTGCATTTAGCCCATTAGGACACTGGTTTTATATTAATATTTTCGGTGCAACTGCCAACATGGTCGAAGCGATTTCACTAGCGTTTAAAGTTGTTATTTTGGTTATTATTTTTTCAGGAATTCGTGGATTGTATCAGGGTATTATCATTACACAGTTAGCAACTAATTGGTTAACAATTGGTGTCGTTGCTCGACTGATTGCGATGTTTATAACTGCCTATTTAATGGTGAATTTCAACTTTATTACAAGTGTCAGTGGAGCGATTATTTTTCTGGTCGGTATGCTGATTGAATGTCTTGTTAGTGTTTACAAAGGGGACTCGCTGTTAAGAAACGGTTTACATCCGGTCGATTCTCCTCCTTTAGTAAAAACAGATGTATCAAGGTTTTATTTCCCTTTGATGTACTATTTTCTCTTGCAAACGATTCTTACTCCAGTTATTTATATTTTATTGGCGAAGTCGACTAATATCGAGATGAGTATCGCTTCCTTCGCCTTAGCTTTTAGTATTACAAATTTGATTTTAGGATTTTTCATGTATACCCATCAATTAGTGTTACAATTTTATGCTGATGACAAAAAAAAGGTCGTTAAATTTGTGATTTTTGCTAGTATCATTCCAACGCTATTATTATGCCTGTTATGCTACACTCCTCTTGGAATGGCATTTATGCAGCGTGTTATGGGTGCTGATGAACCCTTATCTTTAGCAACAATTACGGTATTGAAATTTTTCATTATTAAAACACTTGTTTTTCCTTGGGTTGACTTTCTAAATGGATTTTTAATGCTCAGACGACAAACTAACAAAATGCTTTTTGCCCAACTTGCAAATTTGATTGTTGTAGTTGTAACTATGTTATTGTTAATCCAACTATCACCTCAGTTAAACGGAGTGAACGGTGCGATTGCTGCATCATTAGGTGAGTTAGCTGGATTAGTTATTGTCAGTATCATCATTTACAGAACGACTGACCGTTATAAAAATAAAAACTTATTTAATAAGGGTTCACTTCGATAA
- a CDS encoding rhamnogalacturonan acetylesterase: MQGEKISIYLAADSTVRNYDSTEYPQAGWGQFIADYLTPEVAVKNHAVGGKSSKSFITEGLFDPIIDAIEENDYLFIQFGHNDSTKDRPERYTEAYDDYKHYLQQYIDEARAKKAIPVLVTPVGRLHHVSGEFLTDFGDYCNAMKEVAEANDVFIIDLMKKSIEYLSSIGYDRAKELYMITVNGTDCTHSTEKGAQEMARLVSQEIKELNCSLSSYIK; encoded by the coding sequence ATGCAGGGAGAAAAAATCAGTATCTATTTGGCGGCAGATTCAACAGTCCGGAATTATGATTCAACAGAATACCCGCAAGCCGGCTGGGGGCAGTTTATAGCGGATTATTTAACACCTGAAGTAGCGGTTAAAAATCATGCAGTAGGGGGAAAAAGCTCTAAATCATTCATTACGGAAGGATTGTTTGATCCGATAATAGATGCAATCGAAGAGAATGACTATTTATTTATTCAATTTGGACATAATGATTCAACAAAGGATCGCCCAGAACGTTATACGGAAGCATATGATGATTATAAACATTACTTGCAGCAATATATTGACGAGGCTCGAGCCAAAAAGGCTATCCCGGTGTTAGTAACTCCTGTTGGAAGGCTTCATCATGTCAGTGGGGAATTTTTAACGGACTTTGGGGATTACTGTAATGCGATGAAAGAGGTTGCGGAAGCCAATGATGTATTTATCATTGATTTGATGAAAAAAAGTATTGAATATCTGTCTTCGATTGGTTATGATCGCGCCAAGGAGCTCTATATGATAACTGTGAATGGAACAGATTGTACACATTCGACTGAAAAAGGAGCACAAGAAATGGCAAGACTAGTTAGCCAGGAAATCAAAGAGTTGAATTGCAGTTTATCGAGCTATATTAAGTAA
- the larE gene encoding ATP-dependent sacrificial sulfur transferase LarE, whose protein sequence is MSEVMNDKNRRLGETLTEMGRVIVAFSGGVDSTLVLKRAQEELGDQVLAVVVASELFRKQEFEDAVKLAEDMGVQVYKTEIKELENANIAANTPDSWYYSKKMLYSHLNDLAEELGYPHVLDGMIMDDLDDFRPGMRARTEAGARSVLQEVGLFKHEVRELASQLGLPVWDKPASCSLASRIPYGIKLDKQKIEQVDQAEIFLAKLGFAQVRVRHHGNVARIEVTPEEITELVKHRDQIQLKLTSLGFAYVSLDLRGYRTGSMNEELSEEVLESKLAQ, encoded by the coding sequence ATGAGTGAAGTAATGAATGATAAGAATCGCCGTCTAGGCGAAACACTTACAGAGATGGGACGCGTTATCGTCGCTTTTTCCGGCGGTGTTGATAGTACCTTAGTACTGAAACGTGCGCAGGAAGAGCTTGGAGATCAGGTTCTAGCTGTTGTTGTTGCATCAGAATTGTTCCGCAAACAGGAATTTGAGGATGCAGTTAAATTAGCTGAAGATATGGGTGTTCAAGTATACAAAACAGAAATTAAAGAACTAGAAAATGCAAATATTGCAGCGAACACGCCTGATAGCTGGTATTATAGTAAGAAAATGCTCTATTCTCATCTCAATGATTTAGCCGAGGAATTAGGTTATCCGCATGTGCTTGATGGCATGATTATGGATGATTTAGACGATTTTCGCCCTGGAATGAGGGCGCGAACAGAGGCAGGAGCACGTAGTGTACTTCAAGAAGTTGGACTATTTAAGCATGAAGTTCGAGAACTTGCAAGTCAGCTAGGGCTCCCTGTTTGGGATAAACCTGCATCATGCAGCCTAGCATCAAGAATTCCTTATGGCATCAAGCTTGATAAGCAGAAAATTGAACAAGTTGATCAAGCAGAGATTTTTTTAGCGAAACTTGGATTTGCTCAAGTACGTGTCCGTCATCATGGTAATGTCGCTCGTATTGAAGTAACACCGGAAGAAATCACTGAATTAGTGAAGCATCGCGATCAAATCCAACTGAAACTTACATCACTTGGCTTTGCATACGTTTCACTAGATTTACGTGGATACCGCACGGGAAGCATGAACGAAGAGTTATCTGAAGAAGTGCTAGAATCAAAATTAGCGCAATAA
- a CDS encoding Gfo/Idh/MocA family protein, translating into MSKDGMTYAPKGKPNPVVKEGEFAIAVAALDHGHIYGMCNGLVEAGAALKYVYDPDEKKVADFVEKYPDVQVAETLEQILTDETIKLVAAAAIPSERSALGNRVMEAGKDYFTDKTPFTTMAQLEETKQVVKRTGQKYMVYFSERLHVEGAVFAGDLIKEGAIGRVLQVTGFGPHRLNAPSRPDWFFTKEQYGGILCDIGSHQIEQFLYYADCKDAEILHSKVANYDNPDYPELEDYGDATLVGDNGATQYFKVDWFTPDGLSTWGDGRTFITGTEGTIEIRKYVDVAREETGDHLFLVNKEGEKHYKLAGEVGFPFFGELILDCIHRTEKAMSQVHAFKAAELCLLAQEQAIVVSK; encoded by the coding sequence ATGAGTAAGGATGGAATGACGTATGCACCAAAGGGTAAGCCAAATCCAGTTGTAAAAGAGGGAGAATTTGCGATTGCTGTTGCCGCGCTTGATCACGGCCATATTTATGGGATGTGCAATGGTTTAGTGGAGGCGGGTGCCGCATTGAAGTATGTCTATGATCCAGATGAGAAAAAAGTGGCGGACTTCGTCGAGAAATATCCCGACGTCCAGGTAGCAGAAACGCTCGAACAAATTTTGACTGATGAAACGATTAAATTAGTAGCAGCAGCAGCAATTCCATCTGAGAGAAGTGCACTTGGAAATCGAGTAATGGAAGCTGGGAAGGACTACTTCACAGATAAAACACCATTTACAACGATGGCGCAATTGGAAGAAACGAAGCAGGTTGTTAAACGAACTGGACAAAAATATATGGTCTATTTCAGTGAACGCCTCCATGTTGAAGGTGCTGTATTCGCCGGAGATTTAATTAAAGAAGGTGCAATTGGGCGCGTGCTTCAAGTAACTGGTTTTGGTCCACATCGCCTAAATGCCCCAAGTCGACCAGATTGGTTCTTTACGAAAGAACAATATGGTGGAATTCTATGCGATATTGGGAGCCACCAAATTGAACAGTTCTTATATTACGCAGATTGTAAGGACGCTGAAATTTTGCATAGTAAAGTAGCAAACTATGATAACCCTGATTATCCGGAGTTAGAAGATTACGGTGATGCAACATTAGTGGGTGACAATGGTGCAACACAATATTTCAAAGTCGACTGGTTTACACCAGATGGTTTAAGTACGTGGGGAGATGGACGTACTTTCATTACGGGAACAGAAGGAACGATTGAAATCCGTAAATACGTCGATGTGGCAAGAGAAGAAACGGGAGATCATCTATTCTTGGTGAATAAAGAGGGCGAAAAACACTATAAGTTAGCAGGTGAAGTTGGATTTCCTTTCTTTGGAGAACTAATTTTAGATTGTATTCATCGTACAGAAAAAGCCATGTCGCAGGTTCATGCATTTAAAGCAGCCGAACTATGCTTACTAGCACAAGAACAAGCAATAGTTGTATCTAAGTAA
- a CDS encoding carbohydrate ABC transporter permease, with protein sequence MQSVSNAQSVEVKKQPTKVRKKSKRRNKTPFGGWKENVAGYLFIAPMFIGTSVLVLFPIISSLVLSFTNWNFVSGFEGASFVGIENFKKLFTTNLFHKALINNFILLLAVPVTLIISLALAVIINKHVYLKDLFKVIYFMPFISSVVAVAVVFQVLFHPSKGPINQLLMSLGVENPPGWIADISFSLPSVMLIMIWTGIGFNLIIYLAGLQNIPKELYEAAQMDGASSWYQFTKITVPLVSPTTFLLLITGVISSFKVFDLIIVLTNGGPANSTLTPVVYLYQQAFLELKTGYASAISLVLFILILIITYIQFIVQKKWVNY encoded by the coding sequence ATGCAGAGCGTATCAAATGCGCAATCAGTAGAAGTGAAGAAGCAACCGACTAAAGTGCGTAAAAAATCTAAAAGGCGTAATAAAACTCCTTTTGGTGGTTGGAAAGAAAATGTAGCAGGTTATTTATTTATAGCACCGATGTTTATCGGTACATCTGTATTAGTCCTATTTCCAATTATTTCATCACTCGTATTAAGTTTTACAAACTGGAACTTTGTATCAGGTTTTGAGGGTGCTAGTTTTGTTGGGATAGAAAACTTCAAGAAATTATTTACAACTAACTTGTTCCATAAGGCATTAATTAACAACTTTATTTTGTTACTTGCCGTACCCGTAACACTCATCATTTCATTAGCATTAGCGGTCATCATTAATAAGCATGTTTATCTGAAAGATTTGTTCAAGGTAATTTACTTCATGCCATTTATATCTAGTGTCGTGGCAGTCGCAGTCGTATTCCAAGTGTTATTTCATCCATCCAAAGGGCCGATTAACCAATTACTGATGTCATTAGGTGTTGAAAACCCTCCAGGGTGGATTGCAGATATTTCATTTTCGTTACCTTCCGTTATGCTCATCATGATCTGGACAGGTATCGGTTTTAACTTAATCATTTATTTGGCAGGACTGCAAAATATTCCGAAAGAATTGTATGAAGCAGCACAGATGGACGGAGCGTCATCTTGGTATCAATTTACTAAAATAACAGTTCCGTTAGTATCGCCAACAACATTTTTACTCTTGATTACAGGTGTTATTTCGAGCTTTAAGGTATTTGACTTAATTATTGTCTTAACAAATGGTGGGCCAGCGAATTCAACGCTGACGCCAGTCGTTTATCTTTACCAACAAGCGTTCCTTGAGTTGAAAACAGGTTATGCATCAGCAATCTCGCTTGTATTGTTTATCCTAATACTCATTATTACGTATATTCAATTTATCGTTCAGAAGAAATGGGTAAACTATTAA
- a CDS encoding ABC transporter substrate-binding protein, whose translation MKKKRGLVWLVTLIAMLVLAACSGDKAGDGASGEKSSDGASKSGEEEITLKFVHWINEDVGKWQPVIDKYEAEHPGIKIESIPLVDNMTALDYFKQLDLMASAGEKLDIIMFNNPNDLVKRIDAGLVTPIDEFLAAEGIDINEVYNNSYGPVNGEYYGLPMKNVTGLVMMNKGHLDEAGLEIPTEWTWDDYRDYAKKMTTDQHYGSYLHTWHETYSALKLVSKSEETLLLKEDGSSNVDDPLLRDSLELRYQLEQVDKSSVPYFETFSQKLNYRQQFFSQEASMIPTFSFMITEWGEFTPDFEIAWAPWPQNEKGENFTVMSGDLLSVSKTSAHKQEAYDFMRWMSTEGIVEQGVWTPSWKDADLDTVLDILVSGTPNPEAIHLPSLKHSLTSVQPNKTFAPAPYITEVHTEYGAEAEMYLLGEQDLDKTIENVKKRIQAVVDANQ comes from the coding sequence ATGAAGAAAAAACGGGGTTTGGTATGGTTAGTTACACTTATTGCGATGCTTGTTTTAGCGGCATGTTCGGGTGACAAAGCAGGTGATGGCGCCTCAGGAGAAAAATCTAGTGATGGTGCTAGTAAGTCAGGTGAAGAGGAAATCACCTTAAAATTTGTGCACTGGATTAATGAAGATGTAGGAAAGTGGCAGCCTGTCATTGATAAATATGAGGCTGAACATCCAGGGATCAAGATTGAATCGATTCCACTAGTAGATAATATGACTGCTCTAGATTATTTTAAACAATTAGATTTGATGGCGTCTGCAGGAGAAAAGCTTGATATTATCATGTTTAATAATCCAAATGATCTCGTAAAAAGAATTGACGCTGGACTAGTTACACCAATTGATGAATTTTTAGCTGCGGAAGGTATTGACATTAATGAAGTTTATAATAATAGTTATGGACCAGTAAATGGTGAATATTATGGTTTACCGATGAAAAATGTTACTGGCCTAGTTATGATGAATAAAGGTCATTTAGATGAAGCGGGATTAGAAATCCCGACAGAATGGACATGGGATGACTATCGTGACTATGCAAAGAAAATGACGACTGATCAACATTATGGCTCTTATTTACACACATGGCACGAGACATATTCAGCGTTGAAATTAGTCAGTAAATCAGAAGAGACATTACTTCTAAAAGAAGATGGTTCATCGAATGTGGATGACCCACTGCTACGGGATTCACTGGAACTTCGTTATCAACTAGAACAAGTAGACAAATCATCTGTTCCATACTTTGAAACATTCTCACAAAAATTAAATTACCGTCAGCAATTTTTCTCACAAGAAGCAAGTATGATTCCGACTTTTAGTTTCATGATTACGGAGTGGGGAGAATTCACACCAGACTTTGAAATCGCATGGGCGCCATGGCCACAAAACGAAAAAGGAGAAAATTTCACAGTTATGTCAGGTGATTTACTCAGTGTTTCCAAGACTTCTGCCCATAAACAAGAAGCCTATGACTTTATGCGTTGGATGTCAACAGAAGGGATTGTGGAACAAGGTGTGTGGACACCTTCTTGGAAAGATGCTGACTTAGACACTGTGTTAGATATTTTAGTAAGTGGAACTCCAAATCCAGAAGCTATCCATTTACCGTCATTAAAACATTCGTTGACTTCTGTTCAGCCAAATAAAACATTTGCACCAGCACCGTATATTACGGAAGTGCACACAGAATATGGCGCGGAAGCTGAGATGTATTTACTAGGTGAACAGGATCTAGATAAGACGATAGAAAATGTCAAGAAAAGGATTCAAGCGGTCGTTGATGCAAATCAATAA
- a CDS encoding carbohydrate ABC transporter permease, which translates to MTTTKGIDIKKLVVTIIMAIIGVIFLMPFIWMISASFKVETDVLTYPIQWIPETWNAVENYKGVWTGTMPFLLLYWNSIKVTVLTTITSVTVSSLAAYGFAKINFRGSNFLFLIILATFMIPPQTLLVTQFLLFRWLGLYDTHMGLILLNSFSVFGTFMLRQFYLGISNELIESARMDGAGHFRIFASIALPLVRPAIATYAILRFIWTWNDFQNPLIFLRSKELYTIQLGVQSFADQHGSIYSLMMAASVSAIIPLLIIFIIGQKHVIEGIQLGGVKG; encoded by the coding sequence ATGACTACAACAAAAGGAATAGATATAAAAAAATTAGTGGTAACAATCATCATGGCGATAATAGGTGTTATTTTCCTAATGCCGTTTATCTGGATGATTTCTGCATCCTTTAAGGTAGAAACGGACGTTCTGACTTATCCTATTCAATGGATTCCGGAAACATGGAATGCTGTTGAGAACTATAAGGGAGTCTGGACAGGAACGATGCCATTCTTATTACTCTATTGGAACTCGATCAAAGTAACGGTGTTAACAACAATCACTTCAGTTACCGTATCATCTTTAGCGGCATACGGCTTTGCAAAAATTAATTTTAGAGGTTCAAACTTCTTGTTCCTGATTATATTAGCTACATTCATGATTCCACCACAAACATTACTTGTTACACAGTTCCTGTTATTCAGATGGTTAGGACTCTACGATACACATATGGGTCTGATTTTACTAAATAGTTTCAGTGTATTCGGTACATTTATGTTGCGCCAATTCTACCTAGGCATTAGTAATGAGCTCATTGAATCCGCAAGAATGGATGGGGCAGGGCATTTCCGTATTTTTGCATCGATTGCGCTACCACTTGTCCGACCAGCTATTGCAACTTATGCTATTTTGCGTTTCATTTGGACATGGAATGATTTCCAAAATCCATTAATTTTCTTGAGGTCAAAAGAACTCTATACGATCCAACTTGGAGTGCAAAGTTTTGCGGATCAGCACGGCAGCATTTACTCATTGATGATGGCAGCATCTGTATCCGCGATCATCCCATTGTTAATCATTTTTATCATTGGACAGAAACATGTTATTGAAGGCATTCAGCTTGGTGGCGTAAAAGGGTAA
- a CDS encoding tagaturonate epimerase family protein: MKILLPIIELLEQGKVAPQTEQVTVYQESYTVHDNVHLLMVKVNAEKFILATGASSIYDELAGTSVEGKGKACPLTHENRLVLNRYFPYTAPQAFGTKIATIGLGDRLGLASPGHIETIKGKKIKPVLAQQSIRELTLTNRSMNDMLDAAAYAVFQEGYTGGYGADGDHIKLESDIKYALSLGVSMITLDCSDQIDKTIEEASDEVIVKEFAKVPEEVKQVYFEKYLNKIFEVNGLSLSFDETSLMRNILLYDEAITYTTHVYNEYISKEDRAIDFEISIDETETVTAPISHFFVANELIERGVTVVSLAPRFCGEFQKGIDYIGDVVQFEVELREHALIAEHFGYKLSIHSGSDKFKVFPIIAKYTKGVFHVKTAGTNWLEAVRVIAKTNPSLYRNMHVFALENFEEALKYYHVTPDLVSIKELDNVADEQLAEYMEDDAARQLFHVTYGLILTAKDETGQHVFRDEFFKTLDVHETDYRKALVSHIGKHIELLGL; this comes from the coding sequence ATGAAGATATTATTGCCAATTATTGAGTTACTAGAACAAGGGAAAGTAGCACCTCAAACGGAACAAGTTACTGTCTATCAAGAGTCTTATACAGTTCATGACAATGTACATTTATTAATGGTAAAGGTGAATGCTGAAAAATTTATTTTAGCAACAGGAGCTAGTTCAATCTATGATGAGCTAGCTGGAACAAGCGTTGAAGGAAAAGGGAAAGCATGCCCATTAACACACGAAAACCGTCTAGTATTGAATCGCTATTTCCCTTATACAGCTCCACAAGCATTTGGTACAAAAATTGCAACAATCGGCTTAGGAGATCGTTTGGGATTAGCATCACCTGGACATATTGAAACAATCAAGGGGAAAAAGATTAAACCAGTCCTTGCTCAACAAAGTATTCGTGAATTGACACTTACTAATCGCTCGATGAACGATATGCTTGATGCAGCTGCATATGCTGTTTTCCAAGAAGGTTATACAGGTGGATACGGTGCAGACGGCGATCACATTAAGCTAGAATCTGACATTAAATATGCATTATCACTGGGTGTATCCATGATTACATTGGATTGTTCAGATCAGATTGACAAAACAATTGAAGAAGCGTCCGATGAAGTGATTGTCAAGGAATTTGCTAAAGTTCCTGAGGAAGTTAAGCAAGTGTACTTCGAGAAGTATTTAAACAAAATTTTTGAGGTGAATGGTTTATCTCTATCATTCGATGAAACGTCATTAATGAGAAATATCTTACTGTATGATGAGGCTATTACGTACACAACGCATGTTTATAATGAATATATCAGCAAAGAAGACCGTGCGATTGACTTTGAAATTTCGATTGATGAAACAGAAACAGTTACAGCACCGATTTCTCATTTCTTCGTTGCGAATGAACTGATCGAAAGAGGTGTGACGGTCGTCAGTCTTGCTCCAAGATTCTGTGGAGAATTCCAAAAAGGAATTGACTATATCGGGGATGTAGTGCAATTTGAAGTTGAATTACGTGAACACGCGTTAATTGCGGAGCATTTCGGGTATAAGTTAAGTATCCACTCCGGCAGTGATAAGTTTAAAGTTTTCCCGATTATTGCGAAATATACAAAAGGTGTTTTCCACGTGAAAACGGCTGGAACAAACTGGTTAGAAGCAGTTCGCGTCATTGCGAAAACAAATCCAAGTTTGTATCGTAACATGCATGTATTTGCTTTAGAAAACTTTGAAGAAGCATTGAAGTATTATCATGTTACACCAGACTTAGTGAGTATTAAGGAACTAGACAATGTAGCAGATGAACAGCTTGCTGAGTATATGGAAGATGATGCAGCAAGACAATTATTCCATGTCACATACGGTTTGATTTTGACTGCGAAAGATGAAACAGGTCAGCACGTATTTAGAGATGAGTTCTTCAAAACACTTGATGTACATGAAACAGATTATCGTAAGGCACTTGTTAGCCATATCGGAAAACATATTGAATTACTAGGTCTGTGA